The DNA region CAGAATTGTAGAGACTGACGTTGGGATTCAAGAGGGAATGGAATGACAGTGCCAGGCAAAAAGTACTAACATTTATAAGTCACTGTAGATGGTCTTTCTGTATCATATTCCATTTTAGGACTGAATACATTGTGTGCCCATCACACCATTGTGACAGAATATACCCGTGttcactattgtaataatctttgtacaaagtatgctttgtgagCTACTATTTGAAAACTAGTACTTTGCTgctcattattgtcctggtaaaatatgtatgGCCACGTTGTTTGTGAAGTTATAAGATGCCACTGTATGGTGgtgttaacacatgttccaaactacAGTCCTgcccaaacagaagttggcaaacaggtctgttctgcttaatttgcatttaagcaataaacagagtcatcaagcaggaaaggagacaaagggcaagctaatgcctcagccaggtgtaaacAAGTCCATTGCCTTCTAAGtgaccattctttggcaggaaaagggGCATGGGCAAAAAGAAGCTACACCTTGGCAAAGAAACATCATGACAGTCCCTTCTACACAGACCACCTGTCGCCTTtactcccagctggaaatgcttctcaaagagGGGACAGGAGTATAAAAAgaaagggcagacaccccaagacagctcttctcctctctctctctcgattcACTGAACGAGAAGGGACAAAGGAAGTAGACATCACACAGAGTAAGGGGTCCTGGCCTAAGAAGTTTGGCCAGTAAGAGTGTTGAGAGTATGTggtgaaaacaaaaaaactttacttTGAATGtaacatagtttgttaagttaggcattagttctgttttatcattattttttcttgtaaccatttctggctTTTATGCCTCActacttgtattcacttaaaatctcttccTAGTtcataaacttgtttttattgttttaccTAATCCAGTCTGTTTAAATAGAAGCGTCTGGGAAACTCTCTCTGAGATAACAAGATGTGTACATATTATTTTCATTGATGAAACAACAGACCTATATACATTTTATTGCCCAGGATAGGCTGGGAAATATAGCACATACCTTTCTGAGTGAAAAAAAATCTGGGACTGGAAGTGTGCTGGGGTCACTCTGAAGTATAATTTAGACTGGTAAGAACCTATGTATGATTGGCAGACTGCagtacacacccacacacctgggagtgacttgcatgctggaagctGTTTGTGAGCATCCAGGATGGAAGCTATAGCAGCAAGGCACTGTAAAGGGTACCCCAGGTTAGAAGGCAAGCAAGGGCATGCACACAAATTTAACTGAtcatgcctccctcccccagcggAGTTTTATCTTCCCTGCCTCCACCTCACCCCAGCAAGAGCTTGCtcttcctccctccagcccaaCAGGGCTCGCTCgctcttcctttccccaccccacagccccagggctggaagaGTTCTGTGCCCCTGATGATTATTGGGGAGGGGacatgcccctgcttgcccctccTTGTGAATgcccctggggcgggggggaggtgttcacacagctactcattagtctggattgtaagTCTGGGTACATCACACCTGTGAAGAGAGTTATGCATTGTGAATAAATTTCTAAGGAAAAACAACAGCGAGACTAGGGTAAATTTTTTGATGAGTCACATCCACACTAATTAGAGTCAATTATTTATTTCTGACCTGTGTGTTATACTGATATTCCATACAGCCAGAATCTTCATCAGCCAATAAGATTCCTTCATTCACAATTTTAAAGAGAGATGATAAACATCAAGGCTTGGGTTTCTACTAGAGCTGTcaagtgataaaaaaaattaatcacaattaatggcactgttaaacagaataccatttaaatattttggatgctttccacattttcatatatattgatttcatttacaacacagaatacaaactatacagtgctcactttatattatttttattacaaatattagcactgtaaaaagaaatagtatttttcaattcatctaatacaagtactgtagtgcaatatctttatcatgaaagttgaacttacaaatgtaaaaatatacaaaaaataactgcacttaaaaataaaacaatgtaaaacttcagcacctacaagtccactcagtcccacttcttgttcagctaatcggtcaaacaagattgtttacatttgcaggagataatgcttcctgtttacaatgtcatcgGAAAGTGACAACAAGTATTCCCATGGCACCAttatagctggcattgcaagatatttacgtgccagatgcactaaagatccatatgtcccttcatgcttcaaccaccattccagaggacatgaatccatgctgatgatcGGTTCTGCTTGagaacaatccaaagcagtgcagactgatgcatgttcattttcattatctgagtcagatgccaccagcagacagCTGATcatcttttttggtggttcgggttctgtagtttccacatcaaagtgttgctcttttaagacttctgaaagcatgttccacacctcgttcctctcagattttggatggcacttcagattcttaaaccatgGGTCgagtgttgtagctatctttagaaatctcacattggtaccttttttgtgttttgtcaaatctgcagtgagagtgttcttaaaatgaacaacatgctgggtcatccttcaagactgctgtaacatgaaatatatggcagaatgcaattaaaacacagcaggagacatacaactcTCCCTCAAGTTCAGTCACACATTTAActaacacttcttttttttaaacgagtGTCATCACCATGAAAGCATGTGCCCTGGAacgatggccgaagcatgaaTAGGCACACGAATGTTcaacatatctggcatgtaaataccttgcaatgccagctataaAAATGctatgagaacgcctgttctcactttcaggtgacactgtaataAGTGGATAGCATTATCACCcctaaatataaataaacttgTCTTAGTgcttggctgaacaaaaagtagaactgagtgaacttgtaggctctaaagttttacattgttttgtttttgagtgaagttatgtaacaaaaaaaatttacatttattaggtgcactttcacaataaagagattgtactacagtacttctatgaggtgaattgcaaaatactatttcttttgtttatcatttttacagtgcaaatatttgtaataaaaaaataatataaagttgtGCTAAATGTGCATAAGCCCTGCGATTAATTtttgttaattgcatgagttaactgtgattaatcaacagtcctAGCTTCTACTATTcatgtgggattttaaaaataggtatGTGAATTCGATCACACTGATGCTGACACTGAACCTAGTAAGAAGTCAGAGAAGCCTATAGCAGTAGCTTCATAGTTGTAGATGTTAATGGACATCAGTTCTTTTTCATCAcaagctaaaaaaaaataaacaaaaaaaacctctctgtATTGCACCACAGAAACCCCTGATTAGAAGAACACTGCCTAAGGCAaaccccagaggtggcagcaaCTTGAAATAAAATCAGCACAGAAAAACTAGGCTGATGCAATGTTTAGGAATGGGATTCAGAAGTACAAAGATCAGAACATTCTTAAGTGAAGGAGCATGATTCTGAACTGCCTTACACTGATGTTACAGATTAAATTACCCATGATTTACAGCACTGTacgatcagaatcaggcccacagtaaCATtatctcagaaacagctgaatatATAGGACCAGCTTCTATGCTACTCTAATTTACATTGGCTGCTAATAACCCCAAAGGGCCAATACTGCAGCTGAATATTTCCCTCAGCACATAGGTATCTTTCCTCTGGTTATGTTCTCTATGCTGTGAGTAGGGATGGCAGAATGCCATAGAAGCCAAGCCAGGTCCATGCCACCAGAGGATTCCCCTTTGTATTAGGGATGATTCTCCAGGAGTCAGTTACGCTAGCTTTATGGTCATATTCCACCAACGTGGCAGTGCAAAAGAACAGCCTCACACCTGAGGATCTAGTTGATGTTTgttcaaactttccaaaaacatTTAGCTTTGGGCTGAGACAAAGTATGAGAAATTTCAGCCCAGAGGGATGCATGTTTAAGTTATAAATGACTGACAAGAGGGATTTAGCACAAAATGCCCATCCCAGCCTTGACCGAAACACCACCACTCTTACACTATAATTAATTGTCTTACAATACTGCAAAAAAATGTACAACAGGTTTTAGTGACCCTTCACGCTTTTCACCTACCTTAAGGCAGTTTCTATTTGTCAAGACTCATACCAGGATTTTCAATAACCTCAACAGAAACCACTTTGATTATTTGTCTTGGGAAACTGACAATGCCAGAAGCAAAGTTGGCGAAATCATTATTGGTTTTGCTATAGTTTATAATGGCTTTTTCCATGACCATGCCACTTCTATCAATCTGGAATTTTCTTCCACAGTTTGTGTTTAAGGTCATCTCTCTCCATGGCAGTGTGCAGGAACTGATTAATGAGAATGATACAGCCCTTGACAACCCCAAATCCCAACTCTGAGCATGCTGTCcagacattttattttgcaaTGACCTATTTCTGGGAAGATTCAAAAGTGGGCGGAGACCAGGGGATTCTTTTAAATAGAACCTGAACTCCTTTTCAGCTGGCCACTGAAAACTTCCCTCTTGCTTCCTGACACTTCATTTAAGGCACCAAGTCAACCATGCTGAGAAAGATGTTGATCCTttcagctctgctggctgtgtTTCTAGTTGATCCAATAAAACCACAAGGTAAATCAAACccattatagactcataggatAGGTTCCAAGACCTGAAGGAAAATACAGTCTCAGGATTTTTGTTATGTTTAGTGGCATAGAGCCAAATTAGTCTCTGGTAAAACACTTAATTTCAATggaaggatgaatttggcccatgatcTTTCCTCCTCCAACTGCCACAGTTGTCTTCTCTGGGCAAACTGGAGCCTCTCAAAGTTTTCAAATTTGGTTGCTTATAGATAGGCATCTAAATCTATATTAGGCACCTAGATAAGCAGCgttattttcaaagatgctgaacaCCCATGACACCCATTCAtgacaattttgtttttccaGAGGGATTGATTACCCTTCTGTCTGGGGACCCAAGCATGGAGCCAAGCATAAAGCCAAGCACGGACTCAAGCATGGAGACTACTGGAAAGCCCAGCGGGGAAGGAAGTGGAGACCCCAGTGGGGAACCAAGCTCAGAGCCCAGTGCGGAACCAAGCACAGAGTCCACCAGAGAGCCAAGCACAGAGTCCACCACAGAGCCGAGTGTGGAACCAACCAAAGAATCCAGCACAAAACCAACCAAAGAGCCAAGCACCGAACCTCACAGTAAGTTAATTCTGACTTTTACTCACCCTTTATCATCTCCTCTGCTTTTCCCCACAAACTCCCCAGCATCTTTGCTGCACTGGTGGGGCCAGATGTGCACAGGGCCTTCAGTGGGGTCAGGGAAAAGGAGGAGTATACTGGGGAGCCACTGCTTCCCCCTTTGTGACCTGGTATGTTTCTGCCAGGTTTTGATCCCCTCCATGTGTTGGCTCAGACAATTGTTGATTTGGATTTCTCTGTTCCTTTATTATTGTTCATATTGCTCATTCTGTCTTACCCAATAAGAGCTACTGCCTTGTTATTCCCACATCCCCTCCTCTAACACTGACAGATAGACAAGACACTAAACTGAGCTAGGAAAAGTAGAATCCACCACTAGTGTACTTTCAGtaaggggagcagagctggaggctgTAGCAGACACAGAAGTCAGCTGGTTTTACTGTGAGCAATCTAACCTGACTAGGTGACATGCGGGTAAAGCCACTGGAGCTAAGTTTATGCTACTGCCTCCACCCCTGCTGCCAGTGGGGAAAAATTATGAGTCCCACATTTCTAGTAGATACACAGATTTGCAGGCTGAAGCACCCAAGGTGAAATGTCACTGACAGCTCCCCCCTACTTGCCCTTTTGGCACCTGGAATTTATCAATGATGTAATGCAAACTGCTGTGTCCTATATCCCCTTGCTCCCTGTGTCCATGGTAGACACCTCTTCTGTGTCACTCAGCGTGAGATTTATTGACATCAGAACTCTGGCTTTCTACTAGCAGCACCAGCTCCAAGCCCCCTACCACCTGGCAGCTCTGGGTTGGTGAAATAGAGCTGTTACCTCTTGCCCTAAGAAAGGCCCCATAACACAGGGCTACGGTGAAACACACATAGGAAGATGCTGAATCTTTCATTAGATACAATAATTTCTCTGCTAACCGCCAAATGAGTTCTCTACCCCGATAGAAAGTAATACCTAGATTTACAGGACCCATAGGTTCAAATCCCAGCAAAGTCAACTCAACCCTTCCTCCTGCTGAGACAGCTAAATTGATTACCAGTCATTTTACTGGAGAAAAGATGTATTGTAGATGAGACCTTATTAAGTAGGATCCTCTAAGGGCATAGGACAATCTTGTGCCTATTGAAGACCCCATGGTACTTTTCAGAAATACACATACCTGACTTGGTCATACGACACAGGACATTTCCCCTATCTCCTTTCCCCAGAGGTGGCTCCATTTCAGTAGTGCTGTACATACAGCACTTCGTGAAGTACTTTGTGAAGAACAAGGCTATCAGTTGTACAATCATAACTCCTACTGGGGAATGGCTAAGGGCTCGGTCTCTATACTCCATAAATCAGCAGAACTTTTTCTCATTCATACCTTTGGTTTTGCCTTTAGAATAAATTGCAAAATTAATCCCGACAGAAGACATGACCAACCCCTGCTGCTGGCTTTGGCTCCAATGAAGAAAAATTTCAGTTGATGGGATGACAAAATTAAACTTGCTATAGTTTTAGAAGCTACAACTTGTAGAAAATTAGCAACAATTGGTTGGGTTTCAAGAAACCACCAATCTACGCCTACCTACAATTTATCTAGGACAGATTAGACAGGTCACAGCTGACATGTACCAGTTATAATGTAGCAACTTTCCCCCTTACCCTCTGCATTACTAGTGGCAGTCTCTCGGAATCTCCTGTGAGTGCtaactaaaagaaaataaaaaattgaatgaCATTACGATAATGTACATTGTTATTGTTACAAATGGTAGTCTGTCTTCTGCTGAAACTGCCAGATTTGGTGTGGGGGGTAAATTTTTCTATCTCCCATCACAATATTTCATAACACACTCCACTAACTGTTAATCTCTGCATAAACCTATGTGCAAATCTTGGGATACAGGTAAGGTGTGAATGTGAATGAGAAAGCCTTCACACAGGCTCCAGCAGTGACTCTGAATCTACTTTCCTGCACCACATTCTCACTTAtgaaaagtttggattttttttccagctacAGTGGCTTGGAGccttctgtttatccacagattGGTTGCTGTACAGCTGTAGCATAAACTTCCTCACACTGCTTTACCTTTCTGACCAATACTGGGCTAAAGAAGATAGTTTACTCCCCTTGTCCCTTCATTCCTTAACCACTCTACCTGCAAGAGTGCTTGTTATTGCCAATTGTGATGGTAACGTGAAAAATTGTCTTTGGGGTTTTCATTGTTCTTGCATCTTCACACTTAGAGGTAAAATTTCTGATGTTTATTTATCAGCTGATGTGCAAGTTAATCAACAAAAACAGATAGGAATAGAGAAGGGAAAATTACTCCTGGAAGAGATTTCAGATGTGAAGTTATAGGGTTATTAGAAACAGGAACAAGAGTAAATATATAATCCAAATACCCTTTTGGTGTCCTCCTTAATACTTTGAGTATGTACCGTTAGCTGGAACTGATTCCCACATTATTATTAGTTAATTAGACAGCAGGTTTAATGCTGTATTACGACAAAGACGCTAGCTCTCCCCTGAGGAACCTTACAGTCAAACAAAATATGCACCTATAGTACTcccagggggcggggggcagaaaTTAAGGTTCCACATGGCAGCATGGAATGTTTCAATAACACTTCTTAGCTAAGCAGATTAGGGGTTAACAGGCCTCATGAAAATCTTATTTGTAGTGAAACGAAATGTTTTCACGCTCTTTTCTAGGTTGGGTTGAGTGCTAGTATTAGGTCAGACAATTCAGCCCTGTGGGgtaggaggggggggggggtctactCCCAGCTTTACCAACTCATTTCCTGAGTGACTTTAACCTCTCCATACCTCCGAGACTCAGCTGTAAAATTGGAATGCTATCACTTACGTATCCTGCCCTGGATGTTACGAGCCTTTACATATACACATGTAAATCACTGTGAGATGCTTGGATGGAAGATACGAAAGTAATACTTGGTGCTCTGTATTAACATATTTCAGCTCCTAACATAGCTAATATCAGATTCCAGAGTTGCCTTGAAATACCATGCTTTCACTCcatgacaattttttttgttttatcagcAAACCAGAAAATTGCTCAGGTTGAAATGGGGTGACAGCCTCAAATCACATTTTTTAAGGCATCAAATCAACATGGATATATATTAAGTAATAAAAGGACTGGAAGGTGCAAGTACCTCAATGTCCTGGGGGCATTTCTATAGCTCCTCTGGGACCTTCTTCATGCATCATTCATAGGATCGATGGAAAATTGGTGGCAGGTAGGCAATGTGCAAGTAATTCAAACAGTAACAAAATTagagtgtgttttaaaaaaagaaaagaaaaacaaaatatattgggaaaagtgctttgttttgaaatggatAAAACCACCCTGTGATGGTACCATACACTAAGgcctggaaacagaagatttacaCATGACACAAGGTCGGCCAGACCATCTCTACAACAACAAACTGCATAGCACAGTTTAGACTGAATGATTATCTTATTGTGTAGGGTGAATGTCTCCCCAAGATGAAGGGATTTGTGTTTCAGAGGTGACAAAATCAGTTGGGGAGAAAAAGTGGGGCAAGTCCAGTTCTCAGGACCAAAATAATGAAGGGCAGAAAGTTGTGCACTCCTGTTTACCAGGTCTCACAATACAATCAATCAGGGGACAATCAATGGAACTGAAAAGCAGCAACTTTAAAACTGATAAAGGAATCTTATTTTTATACTCAGAATGAATAATTATGCTGCACAACTCACTGACACAACATatttgaggccaagaacttagtgAGACTGAAGAATATAGAACATCCGTACCCATATGTAACCAGGCGGACTCACCCGtgcggtgcctcctgctagtcacttcgggaattagctcgaatttgcagctggagcgccctctgcaggccagtgattcGCCTGCTGGCTTCTGGCCAtgggccccgtgtccctccctggactccggtgccccttttacatggggctCTGCCCCCTGGGAGTAACCCCTTTTCCTtcggggtttcccctccctgggaacccccccactctatccccactttgcctcagggtcttggcaactgcccagtcattagctagccccacgccctgggacagactgcagtattagcctctcatcatcggcaaaggggtttggacctgctgccttggcctacccctgggttgcaccctgcaaccccagtacctcctaacttactgctaggccacagcctggggctctccaggcaggagctccccagctcctctgcctttctccagccctgctccacactaggtaccttgtctcagcagccaggcccttgtctctctgaacgcagagagaaaCTCCcttgctcctggcttctctgcccttttgtaagggcctgtggctcagtttggggcatggccccagctgcaaccacttccccaatcagcccagcctacaAGGCTgttttctccagccccggccccttccctgggctattttaaccccttcagggccggagcagggatccgcCCTGCTACACCATATCAGACAGGAAATTACAAAACAGAAGAGTGATAAACCTTCATATATCTGTACAAGCTAGCCTGTGTGTGACTAGGGTTAGAGAAAAATTTCCCATATGCACTGCTTATTTCACACGTTTATTGTGAGGTTTCTTGCACATTCTGGTACCGGCTGGATAAAGGATGTTATGGTCCACTGGTCTGAACTGCTACGTTCCCATTGAGTTCTCAATGGGGTTTGAGCTGCCCTTTCTATaatggaggggtgagggggagtgAAAGAAAAATTGCTCCTGTCTTCAAGAATGGGGATACTCAACAACAGGAATGTAAAGGACCTCTCTCTAACTCCCTATTTATAGAACAGTAACATCTCATAGAAGGCTGCAGTTTAGCTTTACCAAAACACATCTACCATACTAAACCATCTTCGAGGGAACCAGGATATTATACCAGAAAGGTAGGGTATCTTTATTTAGCATGTCCAACATTCTGTACTCCTTTCTTCTGAGCAAAGGAACCTCACGTGACACATACCAACTTGGGCAACTGTTTTATGATTTTGTGTGTTACACTGCTAAACCTTTGTGTGAATAATTTGGACATGTGTTCATAAACAAACAGCTTAACCACAGAGTCATATTAACTTACCCAGTCATAAACCTCTAACAGCTAGGAGAGAAGATATTTAATTAGCAAAAACATATGCAAATTTCACTAGCCTTGTCTATACCTCAACAATTATCTCGCTATTAGAGGGAAAAACAGATGGATCTGAACACTGTTTAACTGCAAAGGTACAGAGGATAAACTGTTGACCAGAAACCATACCTATGAGTCACATGCTTTCCCAGTTTTTTCGCCCTCTATGTAGTCTGCCTATCTTTCTTTCTCTAAGGTAAAGTGAATACTAgattcctcccctctctcccacccccaacaaTGTATTGAGCATTGCCTTTGGAGAGTCAAACAAAGGAATGCCCTTCATTTGAACTACAAGTGGCAGGGATAAAGATACCTTTCCAACAACTTACAAAATATTCAGCAGATACTTTCTAGCCATCTTGATAAAGTGTATTGCTCAGTGCTCCATTTTTCACTCTGGCATTCCTTCATTGTCCATTGTGAACAAAATACTAATCATAAACATATCAGCAATGACGTGACAAACATCTAAACAAATGTAACTCATTTCAAGTGTTAATCAGTGTTCCCTTTTCGATAAGACAGAAGACTAAATaaaatggtttttttaaattctctgctTTACAGTGTCTGGACAGTGATGGCATCACCCACCAATGAAACAGCCTCTGCTTTTATGAAATGAGTAATAAGCAGCAACCTACCTACCCACCCTATTTCTCCAAATCAGCACCCTCTCTCTCCAAATACACACACTCAGGGGACCTAAGGGAGATTTCTATTGGGCTGCTgaacaacaaaaggaaatacagcAGGATCCAAGAATCTGGCTCTGAACCTTCAGCAATATAGTGCTCCTTAGCACTCTGCTTGGACATTGGTTCCAGGGTGGCTCAATACAAGAGAGTTCTGCCTGCTGGAACACCAACATCACATTCTGTGGGACGTTGGGAGAGAGTCTGCCCTGCTTCAGTAGCATATAGGAAATGTAAACAGCCCACAAGGAGAAAGGGAGAATTTCTTCAGTGCAGCTACATTATTGGGTTGCCAGAGGCACCCGCACGCAAGCCCTGGCATattaataaaaagtgaaaatgCCAATGAAACTCCAATTTCAGTTTTTTCCTGGGAAGTTAAGCTATAGCCAAAACTCCTAAGTCTGTCTTCTGTACTACAGTCCAGATACACACTTTTTAAAACCGAAAGAGGTGAAAGACTTAGACCCAGATGCTCAAAAGGCATTTAGGAacttaactcctattgaaatcaaatacctttgaggatcagggCATTGGCATTTGCACACATGATCAGCTGGTACATTACAATCATTCCTTAGCATACTGCACATGTTTACCATGGTGCATGTTTTTCTAATAGTTCACTTTATCcaataaatgaaaaatcaaattatCCTTTTACTTATTCTATTTGCTTACATTTTGCAGAGGTGATTTcacaatcctttttaaaaattgaagtccCTCAAAAGGGGATGAAAACATCACAGGGCACAGATACACTAGAAGCACACTTGGCTTGAGTTTCTAACTGAACTTTTTAATAAGGTAGAACACAGTtaacattttccactgaaatgcagttatCCCCATGAATAAATTATTGTATACTCTATTGAGTTGAGAACAAAAATTCCACATACAGAGGATGTATGTGTTTTAACTTATATTTCTTCATCCATCACTATTCTGAATGGTGTACAGATTTTCTGCTTTTcttgaatttttcatttgaagGTAAGTTACCACACCTATCAGGATCTggcacacaaaaaagaaaaaaaatgtattgttttgagAGTTCTATTTCTTGAACTGCCTCCactgcagcaggtttaaacagtTAGTTATTTTAATGACTAATTAATTAGATGGGTTACTCAAAGCCCACTATCAGCTGTGCAGTTCTTTGGTAAAGGAGTGGCAACAGACTCTTTGCTTTCAGTCAGTGCCCTTGGCTGATGAATAAGCACGCTAAACTTAACTCCTTGGTTAGCTGCTGCCCTAACAAAACCGCTGTTTGCGGTCATCGTGATGGCTCTTAAAGTGTCTCCTGTCCCAAAGATGGCTAGAGAGCGGCTATTGATTTTTGAACTAGCCACTAGTCTTAAGGCACGGTCCGAGGGCTGGTCAGGCACCACATTAATTCTCTTCATGAGAAAGATGGCTCGATCTTTCTCCCCAGGTCCTCCTAGAGTTTCTAAGATTGACTGAAAATCTTTGACTGCGGATTCACAAGCAAACAGCTCCTTGCCCTTCATGAAAGCCTCCAACTGAGGCAGGACTCTCTCCTGCCTTTCCTGTGCTGCCTGCTCTGTTAACACTTTCTCCTTAAAAATGAAGTAGCAGCCACCATAGCTAAGGGAAGAGACATATGTAATTAAAGTAGTGATGTCCAAGTTAACCCTATTGCACACATCTACTTTGATCTCTGTAGGAAAAGCAATGCTGGCCACTAAATTGTCCCGGTCTACTCTGGTCACCTGCAGGCGCTCAGGGCTCTCTTCATCAGATTCACTGGCACTTAGGTGTCTCTCTTCAGTCAAGTGCTCTGCCAAAGAGTTAACAGCAACTACGTCTCCCCGCACGGCTATGCCCAtctctttcagtctctctgcCATAGGACTGGACACACTATTATAAAAAGCAAAGATAATATGGGGGTTGCTATATTGCACTGGTTGCTGATGGCTTGCTTGCAGGAAGTCCTCTGCCTGCTCAATGATGCTTTTGTCGCCATACTGGCCCCGGCCCAGCCAAATATTGTGAAGAGCTTCAGCCTTTCGACCAATTGCTTTCACCCAAGTGTGGCCACCATTTGCAACAACATCTACCATCAGTGTTTGCTTTTCTCCAAAGCAGTCTTCATAGGCAAAGACATGAAGGACACTGATGACCTCCTCCAGGTTCTCTGCTGACTCAATTACGGCTTGGAGATGCGTGAGATTTGTACTCTGCAGATGGGACTCCTTAATGGCCACCTTCCCTGCCTCCACCCTGTGCAAGAATTTCAACTCCGCCTTCAATTTGGTGCATAGCTTTGCTCCACCTTCTATACCTCCTTTCTGTGATCTGGAAAGGGCTTCTGCTCTCTTCATTAATTCCTTAGCAATAGCGATTCTCTCACAAAG from Chelonoidis abingdonii isolate Lonesome George chromosome 2, CheloAbing_2.0, whole genome shotgun sequence includes:
- the C2H7orf25 gene encoding UPF0415 protein C7orf25 homolog isoform X1 translates to MAGLRGSSCCCTGGRSVACAAGLMPHCQVNNVNMSVQSLLCERIAIAKELMKRAEALSRSQKGGIEGGAKLCTKLKAELKFLHRVEAGKVAIKESHLQSTNLTHLQAVIESAENLEEVISVLHVFAYEDCFGEKQTLMVDVVANGGHTWVKAIGRKAEALHNIWLGRGQYGDKSIIEQAEDFLQASHQQPVQYSNPHIIFAFYNSVSSPMAERLKEMGIAVRGDVVAVNSLAEHLTEERHLSASESDEESPERLQVTRVDRDNLVASIAFPTEIKVDVCNRVNLDITTLITYVSSLSYGGCYFIFKEKVLTEQAAQERQERVLPQLEAFMKGKELFACESAVKDFQSILETLGGPGEKDRAIFLMKRINVVPDQPSDRALRLVASSKINSRSLAIFGTGDTLRAITMTANSGFVRAAANQGVKFSVLIHQPRALTESKESVATPLPKNCTADSGL
- the C2H7orf25 gene encoding UPF0415 protein C7orf25 homolog isoform X2; this encodes MSVQSLLCERIAIAKELMKRAEALSRSQKGGIEGGAKLCTKLKAELKFLHRVEAGKVAIKESHLQSTNLTHLQAVIESAENLEEVISVLHVFAYEDCFGEKQTLMVDVVANGGHTWVKAIGRKAEALHNIWLGRGQYGDKSIIEQAEDFLQASHQQPVQYSNPHIIFAFYNSVSSPMAERLKEMGIAVRGDVVAVNSLAEHLTEERHLSASESDEESPERLQVTRVDRDNLVASIAFPTEIKVDVCNRVNLDITTLITYVSSLSYGGCYFIFKEKVLTEQAAQERQERVLPQLEAFMKGKELFACESAVKDFQSILETLGGPGEKDRAIFLMKRINVVPDQPSDRALRLVASSKINSRSLAIFGTGDTLRAITMTANSGFVRAAANQGVKFSVLIHQPRALTESKESVATPLPKNCTADSGL